TTTAAGTGATTTTAAGTCAGAGATAGCAGAAATGTTCAACTGCAATATAAGTACGATGATTATCAAGTACTTTCTTCCTGGCAACAAGAAAACACTTATTACAGTGTCTAAAGACAAGGATTTGCAACGCATGGTCAGTTTCCTTGGGGATGTTAACACGGTTGATGTGTTTATTATGTCAGAGGAAGGAGCTGCTCGAAATAACAATTCCAACATGCCTGGTAGTAGGTAGTTTTTCGCAAGTCTGTTTGTTTATCACTCATTCTTACGTAGACTTTCCCTCATACTGATAGACATTTATCATTTATATAGTTTGATTTGGCCCATAAATGTAGAAGTTAAGATGTTGAAGAGTAGTGGATGCTGTGGATGCGACCAAATAAGGATGGCCATAGGATTTGCTAGGATCATATGCATTCACATGTGCACTTGAAAATCTTTTAGAACACTTGTTTTTTCAGGTCAAGCAGGACAACTGTGTCGGAAGCCGTTGTTCCTGTCGTTGCTCCTATTGATGTCATTGCTGATGCTGTCCAATGCATTGATCAAGTAGAGGTTGATGTAGCTAATGATGTCTCTGCACGTTCTATTTGTTCCGGGGGTAATGATGACAGTCATCGTAAAGCTGCACAGCAGTGGGAAAATACCATCACTGGTGTGGGCCAAAGGTTCAATAGTTTTAGTGAATTTCGTGAAGCATTGCATAAATACTCTATTGCTCACGGGTTTGCttacaaatataagaaaaatgatagtCATCGTGTCACCGTGAAATGTAAATGTCAAGGCTGTCCTTGGAGAATATATGCATCTAGGTTGTCTACCACACAGTTGATTTGCATTAAGAAAATGCACTACAATCATACTTGTGAAGGATCTGCCGTTAAAGCTGGGTATCGAGCAACTAGGGGTTGGGTGGGAAGTAttataaaagagaaattgaaagaTTCACCCAATTACAAGCCAAAGGATATTGCTGATGACATAAAGCGGGAATATGGGATTCAGTTAAATTATTCTCAAGCGTGGCGTGCAAAAGAAATTGCTAGAGAGCAGCTTCAAGGCTCCTATAAAGAGGCTTATACGCAGTTGCCATTTTTCTGTGAGAAGATAAAAGAGACCAATCCAGGGAGTTTTGCAACATTCACAACTAAGGAGGACTCAAGTTTCCATCGTCTCTTTGTAGCATTTCATGCCTCAATATCTGGTTTTCAGCTAGGTTGTCGCCCTCTCGTTTTCCTTGACAGAACTCCTTTAAACTCAAAGTACCAAGGGGAATTATTGGCTGCAACTGCTGTGGATGGAAATGATGGCATTTTTCCTGTAGCCTTTGCAGTTGTAGACACCGAGACTGAAGACAATTGGTGCTGGTTTCTGCAGGAACTGAAATTAGCTATATCAACATCTGAGCAGATCACATTTGTTGCAGATTTTCAAAATGGCCTAAAAAGTTCATTGTCtaacatatttgaaaaatgCTACCATAGCTATTGTTTACGTCACCTTGCTGAGAAATTGAACAAGGACTTGAAGGGACAATTTTCTCATGAGGCCAGACGGTTCATGATTAATGATTTTTACGCTGCTGCTTATGCCCCCAAATTGGATACTTTTGAACGTAGTATTGAGAACATTAAAGGTATTTCTCCGGAGGCCTATGATTGGGTGATCCAAAGTGAGCCAGACCACTGGGCAAATGCATTCTTTAATGGAGCAAGGTATAATCTCCTTTCATCAAATTTTGGACAGCAGTTCTACAGTTGGGTGTCAGAGGCACATGAGTTGCCAATTACTCAAATGATTGATGCATTACGAGGTAAGATGATGGAAACAATTTATGCACGACGTGTAGAATCTAATCAATGGATTACAAAGTTGACACCATCCAAGGAGGACTTGCTACAAAAGGAAACATTAGTTGCTCGTTCACTTCAAGTATTGTTCTCAGAAGGTAGCACATTTGAGGTCCGTGGAGAATctgttgatattgttgatattgaTAACTGGGATTGCAGCTGCAAGGGGTGGCAACTTACTGGTGTCCCATGCTGTCATGCCATTGCTGTCTTTGAATGTGTTGGTAGGAGTCCATATGATTATTGTTCAAGATACTTCACAGTTGAGAATTATCAATTAACATACGCAGAGTCTATTCACCCTGTGCCAAATGTTGACAGACCACCTCCACCTGTACAGGGTGAATCCGCTGCTTTAGTTATGGTAACCCCTCCACCAACTAAGCGCCCTCCAGGTCGGCCAAAAATAAAGCAAGTTGAATCAATAGACATAATTAAACGTCAGCTTCAGTGTAGTAAATGCAAGGGACTTGGCCATAATAGGAAGACGTGCAAGGTTTCATAGTATCACGATTCACAACGTAGTAAGCagccctctctctctctctctctttgtgCAACCACTGGGGTGTCTGTGTATGACTTCtatgtatgtatgtttgttACCAAGCTAGATGTTTGCATAAAATTATTGGATTGGATTGATGG
This genomic stretch from Vigna radiata var. radiata cultivar VC1973A chromosome 7, Vradiata_ver6, whole genome shotgun sequence harbors:
- the LOC106769211 gene encoding uncharacterized protein LOC106769211 isoform X1; this translates as MRGFRQFGGKHKRTDLSLSPIASLSSSLQTSIPAIAPSILHFSEIYLLGPCSKEFRILKAMATRKVIAICQSGGEFVTDKDGLLSYSGGDAYAIDIDQQTNLSDFKSEIAEMFNCNISTMIIKYFLPGNKKTLITVSKDKDLQRMVSFLGDVNTVDVFIMSEEGAARNNNSNMPGSRSSRTTVSEAVVPVVAPIDVIADAVQCIDQVEVDVANDVSARSICSGGNDDSHRKAAQQWENTITGVGQRFNSFSEFREALHKYSIAHGFAYKYKKNDSHRVTVKCKCQGCPWRIYASRLSTTQLICIKKMHYNHTCEGSAVKAGYRATRGWVGSIIKEKLKDSPNYKPKDIADDIKREYGIQLNYSQAWRAKEIAREQLQGSYKEAYTQLPFFCEKIKETNPGSFATFTTKEDSSFHRLFVAFHASISGFQLGCRPLVFLDRTPLNSKYQGELLAATAVDGNDGIFPVAFAVVDTETEDNWCWFLQELKLAISTSEQITFVADFQNGLKSSLSNIFEKCYHSYCLRHLAEKLNKDLKGQFSHEARRFMINDFYAAAYAPKLDTFERSIENIKGISPEAYDWVIQSEPDHWANAFFNGARYNLLSSNFGQQFYSWVSEAHELPITQMIDALRGKMMETIYARRVESNQWITKLTPSKEDLLQKETLVARSLQVLFSEGSTFEVRGESVDIVDIDNWDCSCKGWQLTGVPCCHAIAVFECVGRSPYDYCSRYFTVENYQLTYAESIHPVPNVDRPPPPVQGESAALVMVTPPPTKRPPGRPKIKQVESIDIIKRQLQCSKCKGLGHNRKTCKVS
- the LOC106769211 gene encoding uncharacterized protein LOC106769211 isoform X2, which produces MATRKVIAICQSGGEFVTDKDGLLSYSGGDAYAIDIDQQTNLSDFKSEIAEMFNCNISTMIIKYFLPGNKKTLITVSKDKDLQRMVSFLGDVNTVDVFIMSEEGAARNNNSNMPGSRSSRTTVSEAVVPVVAPIDVIADAVQCIDQVEVDVANDVSARSICSGGNDDSHRKAAQQWENTITGVGQRFNSFSEFREALHKYSIAHGFAYKYKKNDSHRVTVKCKCQGCPWRIYASRLSTTQLICIKKMHYNHTCEGSAVKAGYRATRGWVGSIIKEKLKDSPNYKPKDIADDIKREYGIQLNYSQAWRAKEIAREQLQGSYKEAYTQLPFFCEKIKETNPGSFATFTTKEDSSFHRLFVAFHASISGFQLGCRPLVFLDRTPLNSKYQGELLAATAVDGNDGIFPVAFAVVDTETEDNWCWFLQELKLAISTSEQITFVADFQNGLKSSLSNIFEKCYHSYCLRHLAEKLNKDLKGQFSHEARRFMINDFYAAAYAPKLDTFERSIENIKGISPEAYDWVIQSEPDHWANAFFNGARYNLLSSNFGQQFYSWVSEAHELPITQMIDALRGKMMETIYARRVESNQWITKLTPSKEDLLQKETLVARSLQVLFSEGSTFEVRGESVDIVDIDNWDCSCKGWQLTGVPCCHAIAVFECVGRSPYDYCSRYFTVENYQLTYAESIHPVPNVDRPPPPVQGESAALVMVTPPPTKRPPGRPKIKQVESIDIIKRQLQCSKCKGLGHNRKTCKVS